The genomic window CGCACGTCTCGAGCGCTGGCTCAACGAGACGGTGACCGCGGAGCAATGCAGGAATGGACGGTTCGTCGAGGCGCCGCTCGTCCACCCGAGCGCCACGTTCCGCCGCGAAGCGCTGGATGGCGGCTGGGAAGATCACGGCTGGGCGGAGGACTGGGACCTGCTGCTGCGCATGGTCGAGCGGGGATGGGAGCTGGCGAAAGTGCCGCGGGTCCTGTTGCAGTGGCGGGATTTGCCGGCGCGTCTCACTCGCACAGCCGCTGCATACGGCCGATCCGCGATGTTCCGACTGCGCGCGCACTACCTCGCCCGCGGTCCGCTGCGACAGAAGCCGTTCGACATCTGGGGCGCCGGCCCGACGGGGAAGCGGCTCGCGCGCGAGCTCGAAGCGCACGGTCTGCGGCCTCGAGCGTTCTACGACGTCGGCCCGCGCAAGCGGATCGCGCGCGGCACGCCGGTGCGCAGCGCCGCGGATCTGCCTCCACCCGGAGATGCGCTGATGCTCTGCGCGGTCGGCGCGGCAGGGGCCCGCGAGGAGATCTGCGCCCTGCTCGAGGCCCGCAAGTACCGGGAGGGAGAGCATTTCCTCTTCGCGGCGTGAGGAAGGTCACACCCGAGGTTGCGCTGTGGTAATCGATGCTCGTGGCATCGCTGGAGCCCATCGCTCGCCTGCTCGCGGAGCGCCAGGCGCTGCCGGGAGCGCTCCTCAAACGCGCACAGAGCGAGTCGCCCACGAAGTCGGCGTTCCTCGATGCGGTACTGGAGCTCGGGGTTCCGGAAACGGACCTGGTCTCGATGATGTCGGAGCAGCTCGGGATTCCCGGCGTCGATCTGGCCCGGACGGCGATCGACCTTTCGATCCTCGACTCGGTGCCGAGACCGGTGGCGGAGTCGGACATCGTCCTGCCCCTTTCCATCGAGGGGGGCCGGCTTCACGTCGCCGTCAGCGCCGGGGCCGACAACTACGACGTGCTGGAGGAGCTGCGGTTCATCACCGGGCAGGAAGTCTCTCCCTATGCGGCGCTGCCGGGCTCTCTCACCCAGGCGATCGCCGCGGCGTATGACGCCAAGGACCAGAACGAACGGTTCTGGCGTGGGGCGAGCGTCCGCGCCGAGGCGCCGGCGACGTTCGCGGTCATCCTGCCGGAGATCCGCCGCGGTGCTGCCGGGGCCGCGCCACCCGACGCGGCCCTCGAGTCCGTCGAGGAGCTCGAGGAGCTGGAAGAGCTGCGGGAGCCCGAGGTCGAGCTCGAGGTGGGGAACGGCGAGGACGAGGAGGTCCTCGATGCCGTCGAGGTTCGCGCCGGTCCGCCCCGGATCCTCGCGGTGGACGACGATTTCGACATCCTCCGCATGCTGGATCGGACGCTCAAGTCCGCCGGGTACGTCGTCGAGCTGGCGCGCGACGGGCGCGAGGCCGAGGAGAAGCTGAACAGCGAGAAGTACGACTTGATCCTGCTCGACGCAATGCTCCCCCACGTGCATGGGTTCGAGATCTGCGCCCGGCTCAAGGCCAGCGTGCGAACGCGATCCACCCCCGTCATCCTGGTCAGCGCGGTCTACCGCGGCTGGCGCTACGCGCACGACGCGCGCGAGACGTTCGGCGCGGACGATTACCTGGAGAAACCCTTCCACCTTCCCGAGCTGCTCCGGCGGGTCGAGGAGCGGCTTTCGGGCGGCGCGAACTCCGCGGCCTCGAGCGCGAAAGGAGACAAGCTGTACCAGGAAGGCATCGATCTCCTCGAGCAGAAGAAGCCCGCCGAAGCGCGGGCTGTGCTGGAGAAGGCGATCAAGGAGGAGCCTTTCTCGCCGCGCGCGCATTTTGCGCTCGCCCGCGCCATGCACGACCAAGGGGAGCTATTCCACGCCATCACGGCCTACGAGCGCGCCGTGGAGCTGCGGCCGAATCTCTTCCAGGCCCTGCGCGCCCTCGCCGGCCTCTACGAGCAGAAGGGCTTTCGGCGCAAGGCGGCGGAAGCGCTGGAGCGCGCCGTCCACACTGCTCCCGACCCGCAGACGAGAGACGCGATGCGGCAGCGGCTGCTGCGGCTGCTTTGAGCCATGGACCCGCGCGCCGGCGTCACCCCGTCGATCCGGAATTTCGCGCACGCCATAGACCGCCAGCGGCAGGCGCTGGAGCGGATTCCCGTGCTCGACGCGCAGCGCGCCGATCTCGAGGAGACGGCCCGGGCGCTCGACGAGGCGGAAGCGGCAGCACTCGCCGTCGCCGCGGGAGACGATCTCGGCCGCTTCGCGGCGGCATCGCGAGCAATCTCGATCCCGCTGCTTCGCGCGGACGTCCTCGCCGAGGAGTTTCGCATCTACGAGTCGCGCGCGG from Deltaproteobacteria bacterium includes these protein-coding regions:
- a CDS encoding response regulator yields the protein MLVASLEPIARLLAERQALPGALLKRAQSESPTKSAFLDAVLELGVPETDLVSMMSEQLGIPGVDLARTAIDLSILDSVPRPVAESDIVLPLSIEGGRLHVAVSAGADNYDVLEELRFITGQEVSPYAALPGSLTQAIAAAYDAKDQNERFWRGASVRAEAPATFAVILPEIRRGAAGAAPPDAALESVEELEELEELREPEVELEVGNGEDEEVLDAVEVRAGPPRILAVDDDFDILRMLDRTLKSAGYVVELARDGREAEEKLNSEKYDLILLDAMLPHVHGFEICARLKASVRTRSTPVILVSAVYRGWRYAHDARETFGADDYLEKPFHLPELLRRVEERLSGGANSAASSAKGDKLYQEGIDLLEQKKPAEARAVLEKAIKEEPFSPRAHFALARAMHDQGELFHAITAYERAVELRPNLFQALRALAGLYEQKGFRRKAAEALERAVHTAPDPQTRDAMRQRLLRLL